AGGAAGCCTGCCACTGCAACCGCCGCCGCTGGGGATGCGGTTGGCGCAGCGACCGGCTCTGCCACCGCCGATATCGCCACCGAAGCGAAGGGCAGCGCCAAGAAGGCGTCCGCCTCAGCCCATCGGACCGAAGCGAAGAGCCGGTTCAACGCCGCGCTCGACGAAGCGAAGGCAGGGGCAGCGGCGTTGCGCGCCGAAGCTGGCGATCGCGCATCCGCCTATCGCACCAAGGCGAAAGGCAAGCAGGGCGAATATTCCGACCAGGCCAAGGTCAAGGCGAACGAGCTGGCCGTGGAAGGCAAGACGCGCGCCAGCGACGCGATCGCCGCGCTGAGCAAGTATGTTGCCGACAACGCAGCCAAGCTGGACGAGAATTTCGGCCCGAAATACGGCGATTACGCGCGTAACGCCTCGCGGTCGCTTCACGAGACTGCCACCCGCCTCGACGACAAGAGTGTGAACGAACTGGGCGAAGACGCTCGTCAATGGGTTCGCAACAGCCCGGGGCTCGCTGTCGGACTAGCTGCAGTTGGCGGCTACATGGTCGCCCGCATGTTCCGCCGCTGATCGTCCTGACAGCGCGTGACGATGCGAGATGAAAACGAAGAGACGCCCGGTGCGGATTTCGCGCCGGGCGTTTCCGATGAGGCAATGGAAAGCGAGTCCGACCGCGAGGTGCCCTACGGCTCGCTCCGGGACGACATGGAATCGCTTTACGAGGACAGTCGAACCTATCTGGAAGCGGAAGTCGCGTTCCAGAAATCGCGGCTCGCCTATGCGGCTCACCATACCCGGTCGGCCGCCTTCTATGGCCTTTGCGCGATGGCGTTCCTCCACCTCGCCCTGCTTGGGCTGGTGGTCGGGCTCATCATCGCCTTGCGTCCCTATCTTGGCGCGTTCGGCGCGATGGGCCTGATGGTGGCGCTCATGTTCCTGTTCACCGCTATCGCCGGCTGGATGGCCCTGCGCCAGTTCCGCCGGATCAGCGAAGCGTTCGAGAACGACGCATGACGGCGCGGGGGCGGCAAATGCGCGCCGATCGCGCGCTGCGAAACTCGGCGCTCGCGCTGGTCAAGGCGGATATCGCCAATCTTCGCGGGGACCTCGCCAAGCGCAGCCCCGCCGAGCGCGCGATGGATAAGGCGAAGGATGCCGCGATCGATGTGCTGGACGAGGCGGCCTACGTCACCGACCAGCATCGCGGTCTCGCTTCCGCCGTAGTCGCTGCGATCATCCTCTGGTTCGCCCGGCGCCCGATCCTCGGCCTCCTGTTCGGTCGCGATGAAGACGAAGACGAGGAGGACGACGGATACGATCGCGATCGCGCAGAATACGACTTAGCCGACGAGCCCCCGCCTCGGCGTTATCGCTGAAATCACGGAACATCGGGCCGCCACGTTGCGTTGGTTCGGTAATCACCGACCCCCGATACTATCATCCGGAGACACCCTATGAGCACCAAGGAACAAAGAGATGCACTGCGCGCCAAGATCGAGGCGGCGGAGCAGCGGAACGCGGATCGCTCGCTCGCGGATTATGCCCGCGATGCGACGGACAAAGCGACCGCGTTCGTTAAAGAGCACCCTGTCGCGACCGTGGCCGGCGTTGCCGTTCTCGGTCTCGCGATCGGCGCGATGACGCGCCCGGGCCGCCGCGCGGGTCGCCGCGCCGGTGCAATGGCCAATTACGCCGCCGAGATGGGCCTCGCCTACGCCAGTGGCCTGTTCGACAGCGCCGGCGACGCCGTACGCCATGGCGGAGCGAAGCTGGAAGATTGGAGCGACGACATCGCCCATTCCTCGCGCAAGGCGGGTCGCCGCGTATCGCGCGCCGCTTACGACGGTCGTGACGAAGCGCAGTTTGCCGCTCGCAAGTTTGCCCGAGG
Above is a genomic segment from Erythrobacter sp. 3-20A1M containing:
- a CDS encoding phage holin family protein translates to MRDENEETPGADFAPGVSDEAMESESDREVPYGSLRDDMESLYEDSRTYLEAEVAFQKSRLAYAAHHTRSAAFYGLCAMAFLHLALLGLVVGLIIALRPYLGAFGAMGLMVALMFLFTAIAGWMALRQFRRISEAFENDA